A segment of the Bombus huntii isolate Logan2020A chromosome 14, iyBomHunt1.1, whole genome shotgun sequence genome:
tgttatattttatccATTTTATGACATGAGACTGCCGTAGTTTAGAGGTTAATACGAAACTTGAAGATATTGTTAAAATTAGTTTATGGacgttttatttgtttaatagTTTACAAAATTAGCCTCTTTTCCGTATAATAGTCGTAATAAATTAGTAGAATCAATGTTTCGATAATGCATCACAATAAcgagatttattttttaagattcGTCATAAAAACTGCTGCATTTTTACGTAAAGTTCCGTAgatttgttatttataattaaggTAAAGTTTAGAGCTCGATATACGTCAAACATTCAggataatcaattatataCGACATTATTTACTGTACGGAAATATCTTTCGaagtttctatttttatattatcgtaCACCACATTAAAAAActtgatttattaatttttggcAGGCCATGAGGTTGGTTATGGAAATAATACTATTACTCTTTCGAATAGTTTTAATTgcaataacaaaaataaaaattctgtaATATCTTATCTTGCTTGAGGTACTAAGGTTACTTAACCTTGTCACAACATTTGTGCACTTATAAAATTTATCCCActtcattaaaaataaaaattgtaaaacgttaCTCTTGTCGATGTGTTGCACAACAAATTGTAATATCTTCTGGACATCGACGAATGTAATAAATGTACACTTGAATTAATTTAAACtaaatatcaatataattCTACGTAGCAAACACGTTGCATTGGTTAACTGTAAACACAGGTGTGTATCGTAAATTCAACTTGGCTAATATTTTATGACCAACGTCATAACCTACCTGAACTTTTTCTCAGTCTACGATAGGTATGAATCACGTAGTTTATCAATTAGAAGTTTTAGAACTTTAAACTTCCGGAAGTGACGCAGTGGTCGTTGAGCTAGTAGTATGTGTTTGCAGCCAATGTTACCCCTGTAATAGCGTCCCGTTATCTTTGTCCTATTGAAGGATCCAGTGTGTCTTTCGAGTTGTTTGtcatttatttgtatataacTTCAGACTTGCTGCACAATCGCcaataatttacatttcacGATATCTTaatctttttttcattctcttGATATATCCAGAAATACGCTGACGGTGATAAGCGTGATTCAATTGGCACTGACTTTCCTTCACGGAAGATTTGATGTAAGAGATCACAGTAAGTTTCTAATAGAATAATTCTTCGCGGCTTTTTTAAGTCCCGCTCAGTTTCGTTTTATTCGAATTTTCACAAAAACCAATCACATGCCGTCTCATTCTTTCGAAATCCGTACATACATCAATGAGACTTCATTCAACATCTCACGTATAAAATGGCGGCGACTACCACTTGttacatatacattttatattacaattttattttataaaatgatataaattcgAACATTTGTAATAAGTTATGTAtactataattttttatatttaaaatatcgtttgttatcgaaattaatttcaacgaatgaaattaataaaattgttttgttTTCCGCTGTAAATTCTCGCGCCAAATTTGAAATTAGAATATGAGAAAATCACACtgttttgaattttattttcagaaataattcataaaatgCAGTTATCTTGCGATTTTTTCTTATGCGTTATGAGGAgcttataataaaattgtataatttttatttatttcataggTAAGTTATGTTTCGTATCCCAAAAACAACAATGCCTGTGACTATTGTAGCCACAAAAAAGCCCAAACAAATGCAAACGTGCTTATATTCATCTTATGAATGCTCACAACCTTGTCTTGATGGATATACTTATTGCGCCAAGCATATTCTTGAGGATCCAAATGCACCTTTCAAGCAATGTGGTTTTGTATATAATAGTAATGGCAGAAAATGTCAAAATCCTGCACCAAAATTGGATAGAAGAGATATTTTGTATGTAtcaaatgtaaatttaatgaatattttgtttattatgtattttaaattacatatgaaaaatctatctttaatatatatatacagataTTGTAATGAGCATGCTAGAAAAGCCCAAATAGCACGTATAAAATCTACAGCAAAACATTCTTTACCACAGACACCTGAAATGCTCTTACTTAATTTAAGTCACTATGTTAAGAAAACAGATTCAAGTACTGAAGATACCGAAGATGAAGAAGGAAAAATCAAAGCATTAGACCCTTTTAGTAAGCTTTGATCTAGTAGTCTGttaataaaggaaaaattaaagctgattttaaattaaatggGAATATCATATTAAAATCGTTTTTTAGCTGAAGTTGATGCATACAGAGTAAATGCAAGTGGAAGTGATATTTTGGATTATGCAAGTTCCTCTGATAGCGATATTGAACCTACAACAGTGACTGATACTTTAAAAGGAAGTTATCTTGATGATAGTGATAATGAAAGTTTATACAGTGCACAAGAAGATCCTTTAAAGTAAgaatatacttatatataattacttatactaatttattattttattctgttCTGTAGAACAACAGCTAGCTTGCTTTGGCTTGAGCAAATCTTAAAAATGGGATTATATCAATTATCTTTATCTTTACTTACTTTCCTTTCGTAGTTgctttttgcaaaaattaaacAGTAATTTCTATGGAATCAttagtattaattttttaaggCATGCTGGAATTTTTACTGCTGAGGAGGTGATCTACATTGCGCGAGAAAAACTAATTAGACTGCAATCACTTTACATAGATCAGTATAGAAGATTACAGTACATATTAAGAGAGAAAAGACGAAAGTATCTACATGcccttaaaaaggaaaaggaaacaTTATGTAGTATACATGACCAACCAAAAGAAACtgcaaaagaaaagaaaatttatgaaaaattaaaagccTTAAATCGTTATCATAGACGAAGTGGAGCTGAAGctatattatatagaaaatcTTTAGAACGTAGAGCACAGGTTAaatgcaattttattattttgtataatatatagtgttaatataatatacgataataataaaaattataattatgtattCATTATAGGCAACTGAAGGACCCACTCAAAAAATACCAAGTATatcaaaatgtatttttacaGAAGGTGGAGTAAAATGTGGAGAGAGAACTCTTCCTGCTGCAAAACATTGTCGCAAACATATccttaaagtaaaataattttatttaattacataatcACAACCaacataaaaaatgtataaaataattaacaaattttattatgttaATAGGATCAACATCAAGTTTTATTCAAAGCATGTGGAGCAATTCGAGCAGATATAGAGTGTCATGAACCAGTACCTGTAATTTTTGATACAAATTGCGTGTTTCACATGAACTTACCATCTGAATGTAAATTAGAAACTATGAaggtaaatatttaaacagaTATTTTCATTGATAAATGTgatataacaatattaattttaattattattacacaaTATTCAGTTTAAAGAATCAAAACCTGAAGCACAGGAAATGTCAGCAACAGATAATCAATCTGTGGAAATTGATGTAGTAGGAGAAATTCAAGAAATTGATCCAGACGATGATATGGCGGGATTAATGAGAGAGATGAGTGATGCTGCACATATGAAACCAGTATTTAATGAAAGTTTAAATAGTGAAGCTAGCACAGATACAGCTTTTAGTTTATCAGCACAGATGAGTGATAGAGATGATCTTGTTTCTGTGTGACAAGCTCTTTTTCTATGACTTCAAATCATAGAATATTAATGTTTGTTGTTAcataattatgcaaattttatttatgaattttattcaaCTTAACTATATTCTTACCTGTATATTAAGTGCCTAAAATTAAAAGTGATATGAACTCAAACATGAATATTGTGTGACAACAAAGGATGTGTATCATTGAGAATAATAGTGGTGTATCTccaattttattacaaacaaAACTATACCACATACATGTTCAAGACAATTTTAAGTATTAGTATAACAATGAAGTTCCTCCATATGTACTACATTTaccatattaaaatattgataacATTTCGTTACTTGTTTTAAgtcatcccataagttcgtgtCGACTTTTGTGTATACATTTCATGTGTCGATTTATAAACATACGGCGATAAGGGACCAATGCACTTGAGCTTAGCTGATCGAAAACAGGCTAGAGCAGATTTTCGTGGGATAAGATCGTAATATAGTGAACACAGTGACttctaacagtaaaaaatcatgagtgaaatgcgtatccattttcgacatctcatgttatatgaatttcggaaaggaagttctataataattgccacgaaaaacatatgtactgtttacggagaaaatgcgctttcatctcgcacctgtaggaagtggttccaacgttttagagctgggaatttctgtttagaagaCAAGGAACGCTCCAGGCGTTCTCCTCAGACAGACGAAGATAAAATTTGGGATCGTGTTGAAAAATCACGAAGTTTGACAGTTCAAGAGATGTCAAATGTTCTGAAAATACCTAAGACAACGATTCATaggtatttaaaaaaaatggggATGGTGTCAAAGTTGAACGTTTGGGTGTCCCATGAACTTATGGAACGGAACCGTCTTGAACGAACAACAGCGTGCATGTCATTACTTGCGCGTAATAAACATGAGCCATTCCTTAAACGCCTGGTAACTGGTGATGAAAAGTGGATACTTTACGAAAACCCTGAACGGAAACGTAGCTGGTCCCAACGAAATCAGCCACCTCAACGCTGTGCAAAACCAGGGTTACATCCACGTAAAATTCTTTTGTGTGTATAGTGGGATTATAAAGGAATACTCTATTTTGAACTTTTATCTAGTGGTGATACCATTAATTCAGACAAATATTGCAGTCagttagaaaaattaaggGAAGCACTAGCTGAAAAACGACCAGGTTTAGTGAATAGGAACAACGATATCTTCCATCACGACAACGTTAGATCGCATGTCGCGAAAAGcgttacaaaaaaattgtctgAATTTAATTGGGAAATTTTACCACATCCCCCATACTCCCCAGACATTGCCCCATCTGATTACCACCTGTTCAGAGCATTACAACACTTTTTAGTAggtaaaaaatttgaaaatattgacattctcaaaaatagcttagaaaattattttaaaggaAAACAAGAGAACTTTTATTGAGACGCCCTACCAGAAAAATGGGAAGAAGTTGTACAACAAGAGGgggattacattttttcatgaaacttAAGGGTATGTAAACAATCTTAACATATATAACCGctcgaaaaacggcacgaacttatgggatgacctaatatTTGATTGATCCAAGAACATTTCACAAAAGCTtgtttttcttgaaaaa
Coding sequences within it:
- the LOC126873324 gene encoding KAT8 regulatory NSL complex subunit 2 isoform X3, producing MLLLNLSHYVKKTDSSTEDTEDEEGKIKALDPFTEVDAYRVNASGSDILDYASSSDSDIEPTTVTDTLKGSYLDDSDNESLYSAQEDPLNINFLRHAGIFTAEEVIYIAREKLIRLQSLYIDQYRRLQYILREKRRKYLHALKKEKETLCSIHDQPKETAKEKKIYEKLKALNRYHRRSGAEAILYRKSLERRAQATEGPTQKIPSISKCIFTEGGVKCGERTLPAAKHCRKHILKDQHQVLFKACGAIRADIECHEPVPVIFDTNCVFHMNLPSECKLETMKFKESKPEAQEMSATDNQSVEIDVVGEIQEIDPDDDMAGLMREMSDAAHMKPVFNESLNSEASTDTAFSLSAQMSDRDDLVSV
- the LOC126873324 gene encoding KAT8 regulatory NSL complex subunit 2 isoform X2, whose amino-acid sequence is MFRIPKTTMPVTIVATKKPKQMQTCLYSSYECSQPCLDGYTYCAKHILEDPNAPFKQCGFVYNSNGRKCQNPAPKLDRRDILYCNEHARKAQIARIKSTAKHSLPQTPEMLLLNLSHYVKKTDSSTEDTEDEEGKIKALDPFTEVDAYRVNASGSDILDYASSSDSDIEPTTVTDTLKGSYLDDSDNESLYSAQEDPLKHAGIFTAEEVIYIAREKLIRLQSLYIDQYRRLQYILREKRRKYLHALKKEKETLCSIHDQPKETAKEKKIYEKLKALNRYHRRSGAEAILYRKSLERRAQATEGPTQKIPSISKCIFTEGGVKCGERTLPAAKHCRKHILKDQHQVLFKACGAIRADIECHEPVPVIFDTNCVFHMNLPSECKLETMKFKESKPEAQEMSATDNQSVEIDVVGEIQEIDPDDDMAGLMREMSDAAHMKPVFNESLNSEASTDTAFSLSAQMSDRDDLVSV
- the LOC126873324 gene encoding KAT8 regulatory NSL complex subunit 2 isoform X1, giving the protein MFRIPKTTMPVTIVATKKPKQMQTCLYSSYECSQPCLDGYTYCAKHILEDPNAPFKQCGFVYNSNGRKCQNPAPKLDRRDILYCNEHARKAQIARIKSTAKHSLPQTPEMLLLNLSHYVKKTDSSTEDTEDEEGKIKALDPFTEVDAYRVNASGSDILDYASSSDSDIEPTTVTDTLKGSYLDDSDNESLYSAQEDPLNINFLRHAGIFTAEEVIYIAREKLIRLQSLYIDQYRRLQYILREKRRKYLHALKKEKETLCSIHDQPKETAKEKKIYEKLKALNRYHRRSGAEAILYRKSLERRAQATEGPTQKIPSISKCIFTEGGVKCGERTLPAAKHCRKHILKDQHQVLFKACGAIRADIECHEPVPVIFDTNCVFHMNLPSECKLETMKFKESKPEAQEMSATDNQSVEIDVVGEIQEIDPDDDMAGLMREMSDAAHMKPVFNESLNSEASTDTAFSLSAQMSDRDDLVSV